A genomic segment from Curtobacterium sp. MCSS17_007 encodes:
- a CDS encoding substrate-binding domain-containing protein, which produces MRITVVAVLVGLSLALTGCQGATTAAPTPVRSTDLTSSDGGFDRNAVVGVVLPAGDDELAVDLRDGLDDAGFRAEVRVAPSEGAAVAQRRAVDGLVRDGAKALLVRAVDADALREAVQTAHDAGVVVVSLGDTVPASGTGGDGVSADHRVRASDDPEVTARSAVEVVRSLQRGERPDVDD; this is translated from the coding sequence GTGCGCATCACCGTCGTGGCCGTCCTGGTGGGCCTGTCCCTCGCCCTGACCGGGTGTCAGGGCGCGACGACCGCTGCGCCGACGCCGGTCAGGAGCACCGACCTGACGAGCTCGGACGGCGGCTTCGACCGGAACGCCGTGGTCGGCGTGGTGCTCCCGGCCGGTGACGACGAGCTCGCGGTGGACCTGCGCGACGGCCTCGACGACGCGGGGTTCCGTGCGGAGGTCCGCGTGGCTCCATCCGAGGGGGCCGCGGTCGCGCAGCGACGCGCGGTGGACGGACTCGTGCGCGACGGGGCCAAGGCGCTGCTGGTGCGTGCGGTCGACGCGGACGCGCTGCGGGAGGCCGTCCAGACCGCGCACGACGCCGGGGTGGTGGTCGTCTCGCTCGGTGACACGGTGCCGGCGAGCGGTACCGGGGGCGACGGGGTCTCCGCCGACCACCGTGTCCGCGCCTCGGACGACCCGGAGGTCACCGCGCGGTCGGCGGTCGAGGTGGTGCGTTCCCTGCAGCGCGGCGAGCGGCCTGACGTCGACGACTGA
- a CDS encoding MFS transporter, translating into MSSVATRSGILSGRYALATLGMVAIVGVAAFQNLAMTTVMPEISRDLDGQTLYALAFAAPLAAGVPGMVLAGTWTDRSGGRVVAWVSAALFAVGTALVMTAPTMEVFLTGRLVEGFGAGAIDVVLYVLVARIFPPELHGPVFAGFAAAWVVPALVGPALAGIVTEVWGWHWVFAGALVIAVVAFALLVPTLSRLHAPPAERRPAWQRGRIVWSVAAALAILLLNVAPDLGVGARVLAVAVGVVGAWAALRPLLPAGTFHAAPGLPSVVLLRGLVAAAFFGSEAYVPFLLQSRHGLSASAAGLALTVASLSWAGASWLHGRLGEDRLTAARTFRIGLALVLVSLLTALAVAVWGLPWTVLVAGWFVGGAGMGGMYPRLSMLTLRFSGEGDDGFASSALTIADAAGSVVGLAVTGLLFVGSGGADGAWSFPLVFVAMTGIALVGAVAVRRLGPVPPAPAGGPA; encoded by the coding sequence GTGAGCAGCGTGGCGACGAGGTCGGGGATCCTCAGCGGACGGTACGCGCTCGCGACACTCGGCATGGTCGCCATCGTCGGGGTCGCCGCCTTCCAGAACCTGGCGATGACCACGGTCATGCCGGAGATCAGTCGCGACCTCGACGGCCAGACGCTCTACGCACTCGCGTTCGCCGCGCCGCTCGCCGCCGGCGTCCCCGGCATGGTGCTCGCGGGCACCTGGACGGACCGCTCGGGCGGCCGGGTCGTGGCGTGGGTCTCCGCCGCGCTGTTCGCGGTCGGGACCGCCCTGGTGATGACCGCGCCGACCATGGAGGTCTTCCTGACCGGCCGCCTGGTCGAGGGCTTCGGCGCGGGGGCGATCGACGTGGTCCTCTACGTGCTCGTGGCCCGGATCTTCCCCCCGGAGCTGCACGGGCCCGTGTTCGCCGGGTTCGCCGCCGCGTGGGTGGTCCCCGCGCTCGTCGGCCCGGCGCTCGCCGGGATCGTCACCGAGGTCTGGGGGTGGCACTGGGTCTTCGCCGGGGCCCTGGTGATCGCTGTGGTCGCCTTCGCCCTGCTCGTCCCGACGCTGTCCCGGCTGCACGCGCCGCCCGCGGAGCGCCGACCCGCGTGGCAGCGGGGCCGGATCGTCTGGTCGGTCGCGGCCGCCCTGGCGATCCTGCTGCTCAACGTGGCACCGGACCTGGGCGTCGGGGCGCGTGTCCTCGCCGTCGCCGTCGGGGTCGTCGGGGCCTGGGCCGCGCTCCGCCCGCTCCTGCCGGCGGGGACGTTCCACGCGGCGCCGGGTCTGCCGTCGGTGGTGCTCCTCCGCGGTCTCGTCGCCGCCGCGTTCTTCGGGAGCGAGGCGTACGTGCCCTTCCTGCTGCAGTCCCGGCACGGACTGTCCGCATCGGCAGCGGGCCTCGCGCTCACCGTCGCGTCGCTCAGCTGGGCCGGCGCGAGCTGGCTGCACGGCCGCCTGGGCGAGGACCGGCTCACGGCGGCCAGGACGTTCCGGATCGGCCTGGCGCTCGTGCTGGTCAGCCTGCTCACGGCGCTCGCGGTCGCGGTCTGGGGCCTGCCGTGGACGGTGCTGGTGGCGGGCTGGTTCGTCGGGGGCGCCGGCATGGGCGGCATGTACCCGCGGCTGTCGATGCTGACGCTGCGGTTCTCGGGCGAGGGCGACGACGGGTTCGCGAGCTCGGCGCTCACGATCGCCGATGCCGCGGGCAGCGTCGTCGGCCTCGCGGTCACCGGTCTGCTGTTCGTCGGCAGCGGGGGAGCGGACGGCGCCTGGTCGTTCCCGCTCGTGTTCGTCGCGATGACGGGCATCGCGCTCGTGGGCGCGGTGGCCGTCCGTCGGCTCGGTCCCGTCCCACCCGCACCGGCGGGCGGTCCTGCCTGA
- a CDS encoding cystathionine gamma-synthase — protein MTEFATRAVHAGQDPDATTGAVIPPIHVTSTYVQDGVGNMRNGYEYSRGGNPTRDALQTLLADLDGGVAAYSFASGLAAEDALLRAYLEPGARVVMGNDVYGGTHRLVNRLHVPWGVELVVVDMSDVDRVRAALEGAPAKTVLWVETPTNPLMKIADIALLSEVGHAAGALVVVDNTFASPYLQQPLSLGADAVSYSTTKYLGGHSDVVGGAVVLRDEAFAEQVGFLQFGAGAIASPFDAFLTTRGIKTLPVRMERHSTNAQAVAEALVSAPGVERVYYPGLADHPGHEVAAKQMRGFGGMLSVALSGGPEAAKRFVESTEVFTLAESLGGVESLIGYPSEMTHASVQGTELAVPENVVRLSVGIEDAGDLVADVLQALSR, from the coding sequence ATGACCGAGTTCGCCACCCGCGCCGTCCACGCCGGCCAGGACCCCGACGCCACGACCGGTGCCGTCATCCCGCCCATCCACGTCACCTCCACCTACGTGCAGGACGGCGTCGGGAACATGCGCAACGGCTACGAGTACTCCCGCGGCGGCAACCCGACGCGCGACGCGCTGCAGACCCTGCTCGCGGACCTCGACGGCGGCGTCGCGGCGTACTCGTTCGCGTCGGGCCTGGCCGCCGAGGACGCCCTGCTCCGCGCGTACCTCGAGCCCGGCGCCCGCGTCGTCATGGGCAACGACGTGTACGGCGGCACGCACCGCCTGGTGAACCGCCTGCACGTGCCGTGGGGCGTGGAGCTCGTGGTCGTCGACATGAGCGACGTCGACCGGGTCCGTGCCGCGCTCGAGGGCGCACCGGCGAAGACGGTCCTCTGGGTCGAGACCCCGACGAACCCGCTCATGAAGATCGCGGACATCGCACTGCTGTCCGAGGTCGGGCACGCGGCCGGCGCGCTGGTGGTCGTCGACAACACCTTCGCGTCGCCGTACCTGCAGCAGCCGCTCTCCCTCGGCGCGGACGCGGTGTCGTACTCGACCACGAAGTACCTCGGCGGACACTCCGACGTCGTCGGTGGCGCGGTCGTGCTCCGCGACGAGGCGTTCGCGGAGCAGGTCGGCTTCCTGCAGTTCGGTGCGGGCGCGATCGCCTCGCCGTTCGACGCCTTCCTGACGACCCGCGGGATCAAGACACTGCCCGTCCGCATGGAGCGGCACTCCACGAACGCGCAGGCGGTCGCCGAGGCGCTGGTGTCCGCCCCCGGCGTGGAGCGCGTCTACTACCCCGGGCTCGCCGACCACCCCGGCCACGAGGTCGCGGCGAAGCAGATGCGCGGATTCGGCGGCATGCTGTCGGTCGCGCTGTCCGGCGGCCCCGAGGCCGCGAAGCGCTTCGTCGAGTCGACCGAGGTCTTCACGCTCGCTGAGTCCCTGGGCGGCGTCGAGTCGCTCATCGGGTACCCGAGCGAGATGACGCACGCGTCGGTGCAGGGCACGGAACTGGCGGTGCCGGAGAACGTGGTGCGCCTGTCGGTGGGCATCGAGGACGCCGGCGACCTGGTCGCGGACGTCCTGCAGGCACTGTCGCGCTGA
- a CDS encoding cystathionine beta-synthase, translating into MRYANSVVDLVGDTPLVRLNRVTEGIRATVLVKVEYLNPGGSSKDRIATRIIDAAEASGDLRPGGTIVEPTSGNTGVGLALVAQQRGYRCVFVLPDKVGEDKRNVLTAYGAEIVVTPTAVPPEHPESYYSVSDRLVREIPGAYKPNQYANPNGPRSHYETTGPEIWRDTEGQITHFVAGVGTGGTISGTGRYLKEASDGRVRIVGADPEGSVYSGGTGRPYLVEGVGEDFWPGAYDAGVPDEIIAVSDAESFAMTRRLAREEGLLVGGSSGMAVVAALRAARDLTEDDVVVVLLPDGGRGYLGKIFNDRWMRSYGFAETDDDRTVGSVVAGKDGRLPDLVHAHPSDTVRDVVEIMSTYGVSQMPVLTAEPPVVIGEVVGAVAEKDLLEQVFTGAAAMTDAVSGFVGDPLPLIGVGESLAAARRALETVDALLVVDDGKPVTVLTRHDLLTSLSD; encoded by the coding sequence GTGCGATACGCGAACTCCGTCGTCGACCTGGTCGGCGACACCCCGCTCGTCCGGCTGAACCGCGTCACCGAGGGCATCCGGGCGACCGTGCTCGTCAAGGTCGAGTACCTGAACCCGGGCGGCTCGTCGAAGGACCGCATCGCGACGCGGATCATCGACGCGGCCGAGGCCTCGGGCGACCTGCGCCCCGGCGGCACGATCGTGGAGCCGACCTCGGGCAACACCGGTGTCGGGCTCGCCCTGGTCGCCCAGCAGCGCGGCTACCGGTGCGTGTTCGTGCTGCCGGACAAGGTCGGCGAGGACAAGCGGAACGTGCTCACCGCGTACGGCGCCGAGATCGTCGTGACGCCGACGGCCGTGCCGCCGGAGCACCCGGAGTCGTACTACTCGGTGTCGGACCGTCTCGTGCGCGAGATCCCGGGCGCGTACAAGCCGAACCAGTACGCGAACCCGAACGGCCCGCGCAGCCACTACGAGACCACCGGTCCGGAGATCTGGCGTGACACCGAGGGGCAGATCACCCACTTCGTGGCGGGCGTCGGCACGGGCGGGACCATCTCCGGTACCGGCCGCTACCTGAAGGAGGCGTCCGACGGTCGCGTCCGGATCGTCGGTGCCGACCCCGAGGGCTCCGTCTACTCGGGCGGCACGGGTCGTCCCTACCTGGTCGAGGGCGTGGGCGAGGACTTCTGGCCCGGCGCGTACGACGCCGGCGTCCCCGACGAGATCATCGCCGTCTCCGACGCCGAGTCGTTCGCGATGACCCGGCGCCTGGCGCGCGAGGAGGGCCTGCTCGTCGGTGGGTCCAGCGGCATGGCGGTCGTCGCCGCCCTGCGTGCCGCGCGCGACCTGACCGAGGACGACGTCGTCGTGGTGCTGCTGCCCGACGGCGGCCGCGGGTACCTCGGCAAGATCTTCAACGACCGGTGGATGCGCTCCTACGGCTTCGCCGAGACCGACGACGACCGCACGGTCGGCTCGGTCGTCGCGGGCAAGGACGGCCGGCTGCCCGACCTCGTGCACGCGCACCCGTCGGACACGGTGCGCGACGTCGTCGAGATCATGTCGACCTACGGCGTCTCGCAGATGCCCGTGCTCACCGCCGAGCCGCCCGTCGTGATCGGCGAGGTCGTCGGCGCCGTGGCCGAGAAGGACCTGCTCGAGCAGGTCTTCACCGGTGCTGCCGCGATGACCGACGCGGTGAGCGGGTTCGTCGGCGACCCGCTGCCGCTCATCGGGGTCGGCGAGTCGCTCGCGGCGGCCCGTCGTGCCCTCGAGACCGTGGACGCGCTGCTCGTCGTCGACGACGGCAAGCCCGTGACGGTGCTCACCCGCCACGATCTCCTCACCTCCCTGTCCGACTGA
- a CDS encoding ABC transporter ATP-binding protein produces MGHGMRPGGPRGGGRISSGDVAAQRAANAEAPRIPHLLRRIAGLFVPHRRAIVLTVVLVLLGAAISVIPPLLTQQAFDRGLFPPSGRPDVPVLLELVGGMIALWIASAGIGIWQTWLTATVGNKVMGAMRMRLFAHLQRMELAFFTRTKTGVIQSRLQNDVGGVASVLNNTISSVLGNTVTVIAAVVAMLLLSWQMTLVAVVLLPLLVIAQRRVGQVRARIAAQTQESLSDMTAITQEALSVSGILLAKSFNQQRSETQRYADENRNQIRLQVRQQMSGQWFFAIVQVFLSIIPAVIYVVAAYLIIGDVPITAGTIVAFTTVQSRLLFPTVGLLRVVLDLQTSGALFARIFEYLDLRPAITDAPDARPVDESRVGHVAFEDVTFTYPDGEPDKPTLRGVSFELQPGRFAAFVGPSGAGKTTISYLVPRLYEATAGSVRFAGADVRDIEHEDLVRHVGIVSQETYLFHASIGDNLRYAKPDATDEEVERAARAANIHDTIASFPDGYDTVVGERGYRLSGGEKQRIAIARVLLKDPPVLVLDEATSALDSISEHVVQTALDAAAAGRTTISIAHRLSTVRDADVIFVLDHGRIVEQGTHDELLERDGTYAALYRQQNTPTTSFVASQPTGGPAT; encoded by the coding sequence ATGGGCCACGGGATGCGTCCGGGCGGTCCCCGCGGCGGCGGGCGCATCTCCAGCGGGGACGTGGCGGCGCAGAGGGCCGCCAACGCCGAGGCACCGCGCATCCCGCACCTGCTCCGACGGATCGCCGGGCTCTTCGTGCCCCACCGCCGCGCCATCGTGCTCACCGTCGTGCTCGTGCTCCTCGGCGCCGCGATCTCCGTCATCCCGCCGCTCCTGACCCAGCAGGCCTTCGACCGGGGGCTCTTCCCGCCGTCCGGCCGTCCGGACGTGCCGGTGCTCCTCGAGCTCGTCGGCGGGATGATCGCGCTCTGGATCGCGAGCGCCGGGATCGGCATCTGGCAGACCTGGCTGACCGCGACCGTCGGCAACAAGGTGATGGGCGCGATGCGCATGCGCCTCTTCGCGCACCTGCAGCGCATGGAGCTCGCCTTCTTCACGCGGACGAAGACCGGCGTGATCCAGTCGCGGTTGCAGAACGACGTCGGCGGCGTGGCGAGCGTGCTGAACAACACGATCTCGTCGGTGCTCGGCAACACCGTGACCGTGATCGCCGCGGTGGTCGCGATGCTGCTGCTCAGCTGGCAGATGACCCTGGTGGCCGTCGTCCTGCTCCCGCTGCTCGTCATCGCCCAGCGCCGGGTCGGCCAGGTGCGCGCCCGGATCGCCGCGCAGACCCAGGAGTCGCTGTCGGACATGACGGCGATCACCCAGGAGGCCCTGAGCGTCTCCGGCATCCTGCTCGCCAAGAGCTTCAACCAGCAGCGCAGCGAGACGCAGCGCTACGCGGACGAGAACCGCAACCAGATCCGGCTGCAGGTGCGCCAGCAGATGTCGGGGCAGTGGTTCTTCGCCATCGTGCAGGTGTTCCTGTCGATCATCCCGGCGGTCATCTACGTGGTCGCCGCGTACCTCATCATCGGCGACGTCCCGATCACCGCCGGCACCATCGTCGCGTTCACCACCGTGCAGTCGCGGTTGCTCTTCCCGACCGTCGGGTTGCTGCGTGTGGTGCTCGACCTACAGACCTCGGGCGCGCTCTTCGCCCGCATCTTCGAGTACCTCGACCTGCGCCCCGCCATCACGGACGCTCCGGACGCCCGGCCCGTCGACGAGTCGCGCGTCGGGCACGTGGCGTTCGAGGACGTGACCTTCACCTACCCCGACGGCGAGCCCGACAAGCCGACCCTGCGAGGTGTCTCCTTCGAGCTGCAGCCCGGCCGGTTCGCGGCCTTCGTCGGTCCGTCGGGCGCGGGGAAGACGACGATCTCCTACCTGGTGCCGCGCCTGTACGAGGCGACGGCGGGATCCGTCCGGTTCGCCGGGGCCGACGTGCGCGACATCGAGCACGAGGACCTCGTGCGCCACGTCGGGATCGTCAGCCAGGAGACGTACCTCTTCCACGCCTCCATCGGCGACAACCTGCGGTACGCGAAGCCCGACGCCACCGACGAGGAGGTCGAGCGCGCCGCCCGCGCCGCGAACATCCACGACACGATCGCGTCGTTCCCGGACGGCTACGACACGGTCGTGGGCGAGCGGGGGTACCGGCTCTCCGGCGGCGAGAAGCAGCGGATCGCGATCGCCCGCGTGCTGCTCAAGGACCCGCCGGTGCTCGTGCTCGACGAGGCCACGAGCGCGCTCGACTCGATCTCGGAGCACGTCGTGCAGACCGCACTCGACGCCGCGGCCGCCGGTCGGACGACGATCTCGATCGCGCACCGACTGTCGACGGTCCGCGACGCCGACGTCATCTTCGTCCTCGACCACGGCCGGATCGTGGAGCAGGGCACGCACGACGAACTCCTCGAACGCGACGGCACCTACGCGGCGCTGTACCGCCAGCAGAACACTCCGACGACCTCGTTCGTCGCATCCCAGCCGACGGGTGGCCCGGCCACCTAG
- a CDS encoding amino acid permease — protein sequence MTSAPSRPTSLRHQLARRKPIEQLQAEAAAGVNGEPLRRSLGVWHLTMISVGATLGTGILVVLGTAVPLAGPAVWISFVLAGVAALLSALSYAEMAGAVPTSGSSYSYTYATMGEGIAWVCGWCLVLEYAVSVAAVAVGASEYVDETLRVFGLHLPAVIAAPPGDGGLVNLPAAVLVLLATAVLLPGARESAWANTLMVVVKIALLVFFVVVAFTAFSSQNFAPLAPMGAAGVTAAASRLFFSYIGFDAASTAGEEAKDPRRDLPRAIIASIAIVTTLYILVAVAAIGARPWTSFSSDEASLVRIVVEVTGQPVVALVFSIGAVIAIASVVLTVLYGQTRILLTMARDGMVPPVFGSVSHRTGTPVANTLIVGVVVAVAAALVPLGELADATSIGTLVAFALVNVSVMVLRRTRPDLERSYRVPLFPVVPVLGTLCCVLLAVFLGAGTWIAFGLWMVAGAVLYLAYGRRRSTLR from the coding sequence ATGACGTCCGCGCCCTCCCGCCCCACGTCCCTCCGCCACCAGCTCGCGCGCCGCAAGCCGATCGAGCAGCTGCAGGCCGAGGCCGCCGCCGGGGTGAACGGCGAGCCGCTCCGACGCTCGCTCGGGGTGTGGCACCTGACGATGATCAGCGTGGGCGCGACGCTCGGCACGGGCATCCTCGTCGTCCTGGGCACGGCGGTCCCGCTCGCCGGGCCGGCGGTCTGGATCTCGTTCGTCCTCGCCGGGGTCGCCGCCCTGCTGTCCGCACTGTCGTACGCCGAGATGGCGGGTGCCGTGCCGACGTCGGGGTCCAGCTACTCGTACACGTACGCGACCATGGGCGAGGGCATCGCCTGGGTGTGCGGCTGGTGCCTGGTGCTCGAGTACGCGGTGTCCGTCGCCGCCGTCGCGGTCGGCGCGAGCGAGTACGTCGACGAGACGCTGCGGGTCTTCGGGCTGCACCTGCCGGCCGTGATCGCCGCTCCCCCGGGCGACGGCGGCCTCGTGAACCTGCCGGCGGCGGTCCTCGTGCTGCTGGCGACGGCCGTCCTGCTGCCCGGCGCCCGCGAGAGTGCCTGGGCGAACACGCTCATGGTCGTCGTGAAGATCGCACTGCTGGTGTTCTTCGTGGTCGTCGCCTTCACCGCGTTCTCGTCGCAGAACTTCGCGCCGCTCGCGCCGATGGGTGCCGCGGGAGTGACGGCCGCGGCTTCGCGCCTGTTCTTCTCGTACATCGGCTTCGACGCCGCGTCGACGGCAGGCGAGGAGGCGAAGGACCCGCGCCGTGACCTGCCCCGCGCCATCATCGCCTCCATCGCGATCGTCACGACGCTGTACATCCTGGTCGCCGTCGCCGCGATCGGTGCCCGCCCGTGGACGTCGTTCTCCTCCGACGAGGCCTCCCTGGTCCGCATCGTCGTCGAGGTCACCGGCCAGCCCGTCGTCGCCCTCGTCTTCTCGATCGGTGCCGTGATCGCCATCGCGAGCGTCGTGCTCACGGTGCTCTACGGCCAGACCCGCATCCTGCTGACCATGGCTCGCGACGGCATGGTGCCCCCGGTCTTCGGCAGTGTCTCGCACCGCACCGGCACCCCGGTCGCGAACACGCTCATCGTGGGGGTCGTCGTCGCCGTCGCGGCCGCACTGGTGCCGCTCGGCGAACTCGCCGACGCGACGAGCATCGGCACGCTCGTGGCGTTCGCACTCGTCAACGTCTCCGTGATGGTCCTCCGCCGCACCCGGCCCGACCTCGAGCGCTCGTACCGCGTCCCGCTCTTCCCGGTCGTCCCGGTGCTCGGCACACTGTGCTGCGTCCTGCTCGCGGTGTTCCTGGGCGCCGGAACCTGGATCGCCTTCGGCCTGTGGATGGTCGCCGGAGCCGTGCTGTACCTGGCCTACGGCCGCCGCCGCAGCACGCTGCGCTGA
- the rplL gene encoding 50S ribosomal protein L7/L12 — MAKLSQDELIEAFKELTLIELSDFVKKFEEVFEVTAAAPVAVAAAGGAAAPAEEVEEKSEFDVVLKSAGDKKIQVIKEVRGLTSLGLGEAKALVETADAKILEGVNKETADKAKEALEAAGATIELA; from the coding sequence ATGGCGAAGCTTTCGCAGGACGAGCTCATCGAGGCCTTCAAGGAGCTCACGCTCATCGAGCTCTCGGACTTCGTGAAGAAGTTCGAGGAGGTCTTCGAGGTCACCGCTGCTGCCCCCGTCGCGGTCGCCGCGGCCGGTGGCGCTGCTGCCCCCGCCGAGGAGGTCGAGGAGAAGTCGGAGTTCGACGTCGTCCTCAAGTCGGCCGGTGACAAGAAGATCCAGGTCATCAAGGAGGTCCGTGGCCTCACGTCGCTCGGCCTGGGCGAGGCCAAGGCGCTCGTCGAGACCGCCGACGCCAAGATCCTCGAGGGTGTCAACAAGGAGACGGCCGACAAGGCGAAGGAGGCCCTCGAGGCCGCCGGCGCCACGATCGAGCTCGCGTAA
- the rplJ gene encoding 50S ribosomal protein L10, whose product MANKEAAVAELTEAFQSSNAVLLTEYRGLTVAQLKELRNSIREHATYAVVKNTLTRIAANNAGITSFDDELAGPSALAFVHGDTVAVAKSLRAFAKANPQLVVKGGYFDGNPLTATEVDKLADLESREVLLGKLAGAFKASLFGAAYLFQAPLSQAVRTVDALREKQESAA is encoded by the coding sequence ATGGCGAACAAGGAAGCTGCGGTCGCCGAGCTCACGGAAGCATTCCAGAGCTCGAACGCCGTTCTGCTCACCGAGTACCGCGGTCTCACGGTCGCGCAGCTCAAGGAGCTCCGCAACTCGATCCGTGAGCACGCCACGTACGCCGTGGTGAAGAACACGCTGACCAGGATCGCGGCGAACAACGCCGGCATCACGTCGTTCGACGACGAGCTCGCCGGTCCGTCCGCTCTCGCCTTCGTCCACGGTGACACCGTCGCCGTCGCGAAGTCGCTGCGTGCATTCGCCAAGGCGAACCCCCAGCTCGTGGTGAAGGGCGGTTACTTCGACGGTAACCCGCTCACCGCGACCGAGGTGGACAAGCTCGCCGACCTCGAGTCCCGTGAAGTCCTGCTCGGCAAGCTCGCCGGCGCCTTCAAGGCCTCGCTGTTCGGTGCTGCGTACCTGTTCCAGGCACCCCTCTCGCAGGCCGTCCGCACCGTGGACGCCCTCCGCGAGAAGCAGGAGTCCGCGGCCTGA
- a CDS encoding HAMP domain-containing sensor histidine kinase has translation MTLRRRLVLSIVALVVAVSAVIGAGSIIALFSIQRAAIDEQLSFATTRAQRSVEQQGPGGPGLEIGRPSGQSAGTLTVYFLNGNAVVGSVLDNAGDVDRLTASAVRPLGDLTVDGDAHTVDLGDDLGRYRVTAVPLGPAVLVVGLPMTPVYESVWKLFAVVLVVTVLALLVAIALAAVVVRRSLRPLERVAETASSVARMPLERSDALDGVRVPDTDPRTEVGRVGAAFNRMLGHIAGAMQARERSEQKVRQFVADASHELRTPLASVRGYAELTRRMGADLPQDVVYAMSRIESESKRMTSMVEDLLLLARLDEGREIQFADVDLTGLVLDAVNDAHAASPDHVIAVDLPEEPVEVTGDAARLHQVIVNLVTNARTHTPEGTRITVGIARVPGGVDLTVRDDGQGIDPEFLPKLFERFARADSSRSRSAGSTGLGLAIVDAVVQAHGGSVEVASVPGDTVFTVHLPATRSVGPIERPVTGADPTV, from the coding sequence GTGACGCTCCGTCGACGGCTCGTCCTGAGCATCGTGGCGCTGGTCGTCGCCGTCAGCGCGGTGATCGGCGCGGGCAGCATCATCGCGCTGTTCTCCATCCAGCGCGCGGCGATCGACGAGCAGCTCTCCTTCGCGACGACGCGCGCCCAGCGATCGGTCGAACAGCAGGGGCCGGGTGGTCCCGGCCTGGAGATCGGTCGACCGAGCGGGCAGTCCGCCGGGACGCTCACCGTCTACTTCCTCAACGGCAACGCCGTCGTCGGGAGCGTCCTCGACAACGCCGGTGACGTCGACCGGCTCACTGCCTCGGCGGTCCGGCCGCTGGGCGACCTGACGGTCGACGGCGACGCGCACACCGTCGACCTCGGCGACGACCTCGGACGGTACCGCGTCACCGCGGTACCGCTCGGGCCCGCCGTGCTCGTGGTCGGGCTGCCGATGACACCGGTCTACGAGAGCGTCTGGAAGCTGTTCGCGGTCGTGCTGGTCGTCACGGTGCTCGCCCTCCTGGTCGCCATCGCGCTCGCCGCGGTCGTCGTCCGCCGGTCGCTCCGCCCGCTCGAGCGGGTCGCCGAGACCGCATCGTCCGTGGCCCGGATGCCCCTCGAGCGGAGCGACGCACTCGACGGCGTCCGAGTGCCCGACACCGATCCGCGCACCGAGGTCGGACGGGTCGGCGCCGCGTTCAACCGCATGCTCGGGCACATCGCGGGCGCCATGCAGGCCCGCGAGCGCTCGGAGCAGAAGGTCCGGCAGTTCGTCGCCGACGCGTCGCACGAGCTCCGCACCCCGCTCGCGTCGGTCCGCGGGTACGCCGAACTCACCCGGCGGATGGGCGCCGACCTGCCCCAGGACGTCGTGTACGCGATGAGCCGCATCGAGTCGGAGTCGAAGCGCATGACCAGCATGGTCGAGGACCTGCTCCTGCTCGCCCGCCTGGACGAGGGCCGGGAGATCCAGTTCGCCGACGTCGACCTCACCGGGCTGGTGCTCGACGCAGTGAACGACGCCCACGCCGCCTCACCCGACCACGTGATCGCCGTCGACCTGCCCGAGGAACCGGTGGAGGTCACAGGCGACGCGGCCCGCCTGCACCAGGTGATCGTCAACCTCGTCACGAACGCCAGGACCCACACGCCGGAGGGCACGCGCATCACGGTGGGCATCGCCCGGGTGCCCGGCGGCGTCGACCTGACCGTGCGTGACGACGGACAGGGCATCGATCCGGAGTTCCTGCCGAAGCTGTTCGAGCGGTTCGCCCGAGCCGACAGCTCGCGGTCGCGGAGCGCTGGGTCGACGGGCCTGGGGCTGGCGATCGTGGACGCGGTCGTGCAGGCGCACGGTGGCAGTGTCGAGGTCGCGAGCGTGCCCGGCGACACCGTCTTCACGGTGCACCTGCCGGCCACGCGATCGGTCGGACCGATCGAGCGACCGGTCACGGGCGCCGACCCGACCGTCTGA